The Rhipicephalus microplus isolate Deutch F79 unplaced genomic scaffold, USDA_Rmic scaffold_65, whole genome shotgun sequence genome segment TAAATGCAGGAATATGCTATCTGCCAGCGATCCAAACACACTGTATtgtcatataaaccccaaaacatAATCGCATTCACAACACAAGAGAGGAATAGAAACTAACAGGGGCCTCACCAGGAACCGTTTCATTCCCCTTTTTGAGGGGTGGCTTGCGCTCTTTCGGAAGAGGCCGATGCGCAAATATAGAAGGAACCGCATTTGGCTTGAGTTTCTTGATCCCAGTTTATGCCAGAATTGCTGGCTCATACTGATCCATCGTGAAGTGTTTCTGAAAAATACCGACATCCTCTATCGCATTTTTGCAGTTTTGCTGATGTGATATTGTcgaagcaaaatattttgcttcttACGTTAAAAATGCAAACAGCCACAAAAGCCAGATGATTTTCTTGCATTTAGTAGGTGCCTTTCTCTTTGTTAATCGAAAGTGTACAACTTCGCAagtatgttcgaaatttgaaTGAAAGTATCTATGCATTTCACAAATAAACAACTATACAACATTATATTTACCATGCACTCTCTTATATTAGCTGTACACGCATTCACAAAATTCGGTCATGGAAGTGCGCAAAAGTGAGATAAATATGAAAGAATACAAACTGAGAACACAATAAACCACAATAAAACAATAAGCGCCGAAATTTCGCCTACAGGTAATCAAAgttcgagcgaaaaaaaaaaggaaagacgaTCAAAGACGTGGTTGATCTCTGGAGAAGCATAATTGCTTCCACTGCAAATGGTTTCATTTAGAAAGCAAATCAAGCACGCCAAACATTCAACAGTAATTATGTTGTGGCCGTATTCGAATATTCGAGCAAGCTAAAAACGATCGAGCTGTCATCGTGGTTGAAATCGTGCGAGAAAGCGTCGACGGAAACTTCAAGCTGCTTTTGTTATACATGAACCTGAACCAAGGATGAGCTTTATCTGAAAGCCTTCCGGAGGCATGTCTACGCGAAGAAACTCTGTAGTGAGTGCTTACCTCGCAAAGCCTCCCTCGGTGACAATCGAAGTTTTTCCTGCCGATGCGATGCAGCCATACCGCTCTCCACTCCTCATTTTTCCCTCGTGGAACCACAAAAAGCTTGTCGCCTATTGCAATGCtgctggagcagccaacggcacaGCAGGTCGGCATTGCGCTGCATCCGAGGCCGCCTTGCTAAAGGCAACACACGTGGGAGCGAGATGCAGTGCGCTCACTCATGGCGTCGCTGCCCGGCGGAACCGAACCTGACGAGGGGTCAACAAGGTTCATTGGTCACGTGTCGCGCCTGGTCCAATAGGGTAGCAGAAACGCGCGCCGGAGTGAGGAGAGACGTAGAGGGCGGGGAGGAAATTCTCCTCCGCTTTTTGTACAATGGTTTGCGctacctttgaaaaatacaggggccttAGAACCTTTCAGCCACAAGCGCGAGCgcggcaaaaaagaaaaggaaacgcccccccccccctccccctatgcCGCCGCCACACCAGCTGGGCGCCCGGCGCCGGCGtcacgttcaccgtcgcctgcatgccgtggcatttgtCATTTGTGCGTCGCCttttcgtcccgctgtcttgtgatggtcgtttttctacaagatggtctgggacggaaacattttccagtgctatatggcaaactttattcaagatatcatgcATCTTTCTGCATTTGGGCAAACTCTTGAATGTGCAGTCCAATCGTTACtcttttgacttcaataaaagagtacaaacaactttccgttcatcAATTGTCGAGTTATGacattgtgtcatgcactaaataagagtactagtgcatgcgcgacagcttactgaaacactggcctatgtattGTAGCGAAACTTCTGGTTTGTTTAAGCTAAACACATCTGATGGCCATCCAGACGAAGTGTGGGAGCTGTTCCgcacaggcaagcgatgacaagtcgacacgatgatttcggggagcattAAATGGGGGTTTATTTATCTGATACAACTTAAATTTACACAATGCCCTAAGTCACaaatacaaaacatgaaaaatgatggcataccccgcggcttgcatgactggtctccggTGGCGAGATGCTCTGTTGACTCCGAGTCCGCTCACTCCAAAAAGGGCccgagtcgctgcttaaatagggtttttCAGCATCGACGGGTGCGCGGACCAAGCAGGCAAGCCGATGATAACCCAttccaacacgagttttcatggtcgcgtgaagcctgcctcgcaacaaaacGGTGGCAGCTTCTTGAAACGGACACAATCTCTAAAACAGCCTTGACGCGCAAACAAGTGCTCAAAAGCCAGCCCCCGAGTGCCACGGAGGACGCAAGCGGCGGCTCGCTCGTTTGGGGTGGTAGTGGTCAGAAGAGGAGAAAGACgcctgatttctgcagcccggtcggaaGCACGGTGCGCTGCCTGGTTTGGCGCGAAGCGCACCGTGACCGATTGGATGCAGATTTTTCTGTTCAGGCTCTCATTCTTCCTCGAGGCGCCCTCCGCGAGACAAGTCGTTAAATAGCGTCCCTAACAAGAGCATCTGGCAAAGAACGAactccagctgtagctgaaaaagctttccgcgagacattgccttcgACACAGTATGTTGATGCGAAACGAGTTGAACTGATtattttaggaaagcatgacaaaaaagaaacaaactgaaggcagagagacagagaaagatcaaaattgaaaatcgattggtcgatgtttgattagtggttgcgtaatttgatgatgaacattaagtacagaagtcaggtgcagaagtcggCAGGAGAGCGTATGTCGCCGACATTTGCTCACTATTTCGAATATTAAGGACAGTTCTCATATTTCAGCAcggatttgtaacagtgaaccacgaccaagacaaccagtgtactgctgcgGAGAtgatgtaccagctataaaaatccccattttctaaagagcatCTGCACGCAATAACAATAAAGGTTTTGAAGTTCGTTCTGCGCCATTTCTTCACCCCAACTGCACGCGGACGTttgcgaaagagatgtgcagaagcatcattta includes the following:
- the LOC119161363 gene encoding uncharacterized protein LOC119161363, with protein sequence MRSGERYGCIASAGKTSIVTEGGFARNTSRWISMSQQFWHKLGSRNSSQMRFLLYLRIGLFRKSASHPSKRGMKRFLLYPWMSQKRQWGGPRTLNQWAVYFLPPGTSQERAQG